The following are encoded together in the Paraburkholderia sp. BL10I2N1 genome:
- a CDS encoding aldehyde dehydrogenase family protein, with translation MSVAEYFSSMEYGPAPEDDKAARAWLAEHAHGFGHFIDGAFRAPASGDGAETFESSEPATGRVLANIAQGDEADVNAAVAAAHKALPAWQALGGAGRARHLYALARMVQRHSRLFAVLESLDNGKPIRETRDIDIPLVARHFLHHAGWAQLQESELSGWTPLGVIGQIVPWNFPLLMLAWKIAPALATGNCVVLKPAEFTPLTALLFAELAHRAGLPAGVLNVVTGDGRTGAKLVEHPQVAKIAFTGSTSVGRQIRVATAGSGKSLTLELGGKSPFIVFDDADLDGAVEGVVDAIWFNQGQVCCAGSRLLVQEGVEARFIEKLKRRMETLRVGHSLDKSIDMGAIVDEVQRERIKSLVAQGEREGCEVYQPAHLRMPENGVFFPPTLVTRVAPASTLAQEEIFGPVLVAMSFRTPDEAVALANHSRYGLAASVWSETIGRVLDIAPRLECGVVWINATNLFDAGVGFGGYRESGFGREGGREGIYEYLKPQAWTNLPLRANERDEVKPVAQADIYLSTMDRTAKLFIGGRQMRPDNGSSRVVRAPSGVIVGETADGSRKDIRNAVAAARSAVKWSQTSTHNRAQVLYYLAENLSARADEFRRQLVIRAGSNEAEAGREVEASITRLFTYAAWADKFDGAVHSPPLRGVALAMNEPLGVLGVISPEEAPLLGFVSLIAPALAMGNRVVVVPSERCPLMATDFYQVVETSDVQAGALNIVTGEHAALARTLAQHDDVDALWSFGGAELSTLVERESVGNLKRTFVDHGRVFDWYAASAEGLPFLRHAVQVKNIWIPYGD, from the coding sequence ATGAGCGTAGCTGAATATTTTTCTTCGATGGAATACGGACCTGCCCCGGAAGACGACAAGGCCGCGCGCGCCTGGCTCGCTGAGCATGCGCACGGCTTCGGCCACTTTATCGATGGCGCTTTCCGCGCGCCGGCGTCCGGCGACGGTGCCGAAACATTCGAATCCAGCGAGCCTGCGACGGGCCGTGTGCTCGCAAACATCGCGCAAGGCGACGAGGCCGATGTGAACGCGGCGGTCGCTGCCGCTCACAAGGCGCTGCCCGCGTGGCAGGCATTGGGCGGAGCGGGCCGCGCGCGGCATCTCTATGCGCTCGCACGGATGGTGCAGCGGCATAGCCGGCTCTTCGCCGTGCTCGAATCGCTGGACAACGGCAAGCCGATCCGCGAGACGCGCGACATAGACATTCCCCTTGTCGCGCGACATTTCCTGCATCACGCCGGCTGGGCGCAGCTTCAGGAAAGCGAACTGTCGGGCTGGACACCGCTTGGCGTGATCGGGCAGATCGTGCCGTGGAATTTCCCGCTGCTGATGCTGGCGTGGAAGATCGCGCCGGCACTGGCCACCGGCAATTGCGTGGTGCTGAAGCCCGCTGAATTTACGCCGCTGACAGCACTGCTGTTCGCGGAACTCGCGCATCGCGCGGGTCTGCCAGCGGGCGTGTTGAACGTCGTCACAGGAGACGGCCGCACCGGCGCAAAGCTGGTCGAACATCCTCAGGTCGCGAAGATCGCGTTCACCGGATCGACCAGTGTCGGGCGGCAGATCCGTGTCGCGACCGCAGGCTCGGGCAAGTCGCTCACGCTCGAACTCGGCGGCAAGTCGCCGTTCATCGTCTTCGACGATGCCGATCTGGATGGCGCGGTCGAAGGCGTGGTCGACGCGATCTGGTTCAACCAGGGGCAAGTCTGCTGCGCGGGTTCGCGTCTGCTGGTGCAGGAGGGTGTTGAAGCGCGCTTCATCGAAAAGCTGAAGCGCCGGATGGAGACACTGCGCGTCGGTCATTCGCTCGACAAGAGCATCGACATGGGCGCGATTGTCGACGAGGTGCAACGGGAGCGCATCAAGTCACTTGTCGCGCAAGGCGAGCGTGAAGGGTGCGAGGTCTATCAGCCCGCGCATCTGCGGATGCCTGAGAACGGTGTGTTCTTCCCACCGACGCTGGTCACCCGCGTTGCGCCCGCCTCGACGCTTGCGCAGGAGGAAATATTCGGACCGGTGCTGGTCGCGATGAGCTTTCGCACGCCCGACGAAGCGGTCGCGCTCGCGAACCATTCACGTTACGGACTGGCTGCGAGTGTGTGGAGCGAGACGATCGGCCGCGTGCTGGATATCGCGCCTCGTCTTGAATGCGGTGTCGTGTGGATCAACGCAACGAACCTGTTCGATGCGGGCGTCGGCTTCGGTGGCTATCGCGAGTCGGGCTTTGGACGGGAAGGCGGCCGTGAGGGGATCTACGAGTATCTAAAGCCGCAGGCGTGGACCAACCTGCCGCTGCGCGCGAACGAACGCGACGAGGTGAAACCCGTCGCGCAAGCCGATATCTATCTCAGCACGATGGATCGGACCGCGAAGCTGTTCATCGGCGGCAGGCAGATGCGGCCGGACAACGGCAGTTCGCGCGTCGTCCGTGCGCCGTCCGGGGTGATCGTCGGCGAGACGGCGGACGGTAGCCGCAAGGACATTCGCAATGCGGTCGCAGCGGCGCGCAGTGCGGTGAAGTGGTCGCAGACAAGCACGCATAACCGTGCTCAGGTACTCTACTACCTCGCGGAAAACCTGTCGGCGCGCGCGGACGAATTCAGACGGCAACTCGTGATTCGTGCAGGATCGAACGAGGCCGAAGCCGGGCGCGAAGTCGAGGCATCGATCACGCGGCTCTTCACATATGCCGCGTGGGCCGACAAGTTCGACGGCGCAGTCCATTCGCCGCCATTGCGCGGCGTCGCACTCGCCATGAACGAGCCGCTTGGCGTGCTTGGCGTGATCAGCCCGGAAGAAGCGCCGTTGCTGGGTTTCGTGTCGCTGATCGCACCGGCGCTTGCGATGGGCAATCGGGTAGTCGTCGTGCCGAGCGAACGCTGCCCGTTGATGGCGACGGATTTCTATCAGGTGGTCGAGACGTCGGATGTGCAGGCGGGTGCGTTGAACATCGTCACCGGCGAACACGCGGCGCTTGCCAGGACACTTGCCCAGCACGATGACGTCGACGCGCTGTGGAGTTTCGGCGGCGCAGAACTCTCGACGCTTGTCGAGCGCGAATCGGTTGGCAATCTGAAGCGCACGTTCGTCGATCATGGGCGCGTGTTCGACTGGTACGCTGCGTCAGCAGAAGGTTTGCCGTTCCTGCGACACGCGGTGCAGGTCAAGAACATCTGGATTCCGTACGGCGACTGA
- a CDS encoding RbsD/FucU family protein, with protein sequence MLKNIDPLLNPDVLYALSAMGHGDEVVVCDANFPADSVARQTVLGKVLRLDGANAPRAIRAVLSVLPLDSFVDHPAERMEVVGDADALPAVQREAQREVDHAEGRSTPFASIERFTFYERAKKAYCVIATGEARGYGCFIFKKGVDLAPDAPNAAEGSR encoded by the coding sequence ATGCTGAAGAATATCGATCCGTTGCTCAACCCCGACGTGCTGTATGCACTCAGCGCGATGGGACACGGCGACGAGGTGGTGGTCTGCGACGCGAACTTCCCTGCGGATTCCGTCGCCCGTCAAACCGTGCTGGGCAAAGTGCTGCGGCTTGACGGCGCGAACGCGCCGCGCGCCATTCGCGCAGTGCTGTCGGTCCTGCCGCTCGACTCGTTCGTCGATCATCCGGCCGAACGCATGGAAGTGGTCGGCGATGCCGATGCCTTGCCTGCTGTGCAGCGTGAAGCGCAGCGCGAAGTCGATCATGCGGAAGGACGTTCGACGCCGTTCGCGTCGATCGAGCGCTTCACGTTCTACGAGCGGGCAAAGAAGGCGTACTGCGTGATTGCCACCGGCGAAGCGCGCGGCTATGGCTGCTTCATCTTCAAGAAGGGTGTCGACCTCGCGCCCGATGCGCCCAACGCCGCGGAGGGTTCGCGATGA